A genomic region of Pseudoalteromonas piscicida contains the following coding sequences:
- a CDS encoding GGDEF domain-containing protein, with the protein MMFHDPMAVAQEKMTQVCLFLEQHHLPPTPLNYQVAYTHISATNKDLDCAINKAIKAHTKIDCVFIEQLYYQFLDQGQKTQSELLEGVDSLVTELHENAETSQKQVIRFAQQVSQCVHNLDEHNIQKSKRALSTLTKQTELLLKQHKQFKQALIKSRLDYERNQKLLLDLRKQHLLDPQTGLYKRHYLHQKVSLWQSQQKSVCALSIQVDNLDEFSTRFGDVVGEVVLNRIANNIKRYVVESGLPGRTGKKEFTVILADVDLDTASVIAEKVRKGVERLKFVSAKGKIPLPNVSLALGIAQLAPEQDFNVLAKRAGYAAQKAHSLGQHCYISH; encoded by the coding sequence ATGATGTTCCATGATCCCATGGCTGTTGCCCAAGAAAAAATGACACAGGTGTGCCTGTTTTTAGAGCAACATCATTTGCCGCCCACGCCTTTAAATTATCAGGTTGCTTATACCCATATTAGCGCCACGAACAAAGATCTTGACTGTGCCATCAACAAAGCCATCAAAGCGCACACAAAAATAGACTGCGTATTCATTGAACAACTCTACTACCAATTTTTAGATCAAGGTCAAAAAACACAATCTGAATTACTTGAAGGCGTTGATTCTTTGGTGACTGAATTACACGAAAATGCAGAAACCTCACAAAAGCAGGTTATTCGCTTTGCCCAACAAGTCAGTCAATGTGTGCATAATTTAGATGAACACAACATTCAAAAGAGTAAGCGCGCACTATCAACACTCACCAAACAAACTGAGCTATTGCTAAAACAGCACAAACAATTTAAACAAGCGTTAATAAAATCGCGTTTAGATTATGAACGTAATCAAAAGTTACTACTCGACTTGCGTAAACAACACTTATTAGACCCACAAACGGGTCTTTATAAGCGTCACTATCTTCATCAAAAAGTGTCCCTATGGCAATCGCAGCAAAAATCTGTCTGCGCGCTTTCTATCCAAGTTGATAACCTTGACGAGTTTTCAACGCGGTTTGGTGATGTTGTGGGTGAAGTTGTGCTTAATCGTATCGCCAATAATATCAAACGTTATGTCGTTGAAAGTGGCTTACCTGGTCGCACAGGTAAAAAAGAATTCACGGTTATCCTTGCCGATGTAGACTTAGATACCGCGAGTGTTATCGCGGAAAAAGTGCGTAAAGGTGTTGAGCGATTAAAGTTTGTCAGCGCGAAAGGGAAAATTCCATTACCTAATGTGTCTCTGGCTCTTGGGATAGCCCAACTTGCACCAGAGCAAGACTTTAATGTGTTGGCAAAACGCGCAGGTTACGCTGCGCAGAAGGCACATTCTCTCGGCCAACACTGTTATATTAGCCACTGA
- a CDS encoding methionine aminotransferase — MKSKLPQVGISIFSQMTALANEHGAINLSQGFPEFDAPDYLKSQLGHYVGEGQNQYSPSAGVPSLQAQVAALIERRYQVRVSGQEQITVTSGATEALFVAIQAIVSEGDEVIVFDPAYDSYEPAIELAGGKAVHIALTAPHYQIDWQQVAASINPNTRAIIINTPHNPSAKTLKPLDLEQLKQLLNQHDLLLISDEVYEHITFDGLPHLSALTDPALFERAFVISSFGKTFHSTGWKMGYCVAPKQMTVEFRKIHQYVTFSSFTPAQLALADMLAEHPEHVDELSGFYQQKRDVLVKALASSRFTLLPSEGTYFLLLDYSEISDLDDVAFCRYLVEEVGVAAVPLSVFYQQAPEDKVIRLCFAKENQTLEEAAKRLCQL; from the coding sequence GTGAAAAGTAAGTTACCTCAGGTTGGAATTAGTATATTTAGCCAAATGACGGCATTAGCGAACGAGCATGGTGCGATCAACTTATCGCAAGGCTTTCCGGAGTTTGATGCGCCTGATTACCTAAAATCGCAACTTGGCCACTATGTTGGCGAAGGTCAAAACCAGTATTCGCCTTCTGCCGGCGTACCGAGCTTGCAAGCACAAGTTGCGGCATTAATTGAACGTCGTTATCAGGTGAGGGTTTCAGGACAAGAACAGATCACGGTGACCTCGGGTGCAACGGAAGCACTCTTCGTGGCAATTCAGGCAATAGTATCTGAAGGGGACGAAGTTATTGTATTCGATCCGGCTTACGACTCTTATGAGCCTGCAATTGAACTTGCTGGCGGGAAAGCCGTGCATATTGCGTTGACTGCGCCGCATTACCAAATTGATTGGCAACAAGTCGCAGCGAGTATCAACCCAAATACCCGTGCTATTATCATCAATACACCGCATAACCCATCGGCTAAAACGCTGAAGCCGTTAGATTTAGAGCAACTGAAACAGCTGCTAAATCAGCATGACTTGTTATTGATCAGTGATGAAGTATACGAACATATTACCTTTGATGGTTTGCCCCATCTGAGCGCATTAACTGATCCAGCATTGTTTGAGCGTGCGTTTGTGATCTCTAGCTTTGGTAAAACCTTTCATAGTACAGGCTGGAAAATGGGTTACTGTGTGGCGCCAAAGCAAATGACTGTTGAATTTAGAAAGATCCATCAGTATGTAACGTTCTCAAGCTTCACTCCGGCACAACTTGCATTGGCTGATATGCTTGCTGAACACCCTGAGCACGTTGATGAGCTGAGTGGATTTTATCAACAAAAACGCGATGTTCTGGTTAAGGCGTTAGCGTCAAGCCGATTTACGCTATTACCAAGTGAAGGGACTTATTTTTTGCTTTTGGATTACAGTGAAATTTCTGATCTTGATGATGTTGCCTTTTGTCGCTATCTGGTGGAAGAGGTAGGGGTGGCGGCAGTGCCACTCAGCGTTTTTTACCAACAAGCACCTGAAGACAAGGTCATTCGATTATGCTTTGCTAAGGAAAACCAGACATTAGAAGAGGCTGCAAAACGCTTATGTCAACTTTAA
- the mtnK gene encoding S-methyl-5-thioribose kinase, which produces MSSYIEFDAEKVIDYITNLGSFFDKDATLSCYEFGDGNLNLVFRVQDTQENSIIVKQALPYARCVGESWPLTLDRARIEASVLQRHGEICPDTTAKVLHHNTELALTVLEDLGHLRILRGELNQANTFARLSKDVANYLAKTSFYHSSFYLTPSEKKALVTEFTNPELCAITEDLFFDDPYRDAERNNFPAALQSSVEMLRKNKTLLVEVAKLKAQFLNAPETLLHGDVHTGSIFVDTDHTKLIDPEFGFFGPIGFDLGSFIGNLLLNYCAQHARINALPKRRNMQVYLLDSIATTLSSFYVTWLELAKTQTRDLSLQTEGYAEYFLTKVLQDAVGYCGCELIRRTIGLAHVADIDAIEDEDARLAVQQRALHLGEQLIINANKCRTTDDVYQLIISFVN; this is translated from the coding sequence ATGTCGAGCTACATTGAATTTGATGCAGAAAAAGTTATTGATTACATTACTAATTTAGGAAGCTTCTTTGATAAAGATGCAACCTTATCTTGTTATGAGTTTGGTGATGGCAATCTGAATTTGGTTTTCCGCGTGCAAGATACGCAAGAAAATAGCATCATCGTCAAGCAAGCTTTGCCTTATGCTCGATGTGTGGGTGAGAGCTGGCCGCTTACATTAGACAGAGCCAGAATTGAAGCCAGTGTATTACAGCGCCATGGTGAGATCTGTCCAGATACCACAGCAAAAGTGTTGCACCATAATACGGAGTTAGCACTAACCGTGCTGGAAGATCTTGGTCATCTACGCATTTTACGCGGTGAATTAAACCAAGCGAACACCTTTGCAAGACTCAGCAAAGACGTCGCAAATTATCTAGCAAAAACCAGCTTTTACCACTCAAGCTTTTACTTAACACCGAGTGAAAAGAAAGCCCTAGTCACCGAGTTTACTAATCCCGAACTGTGCGCAATCACAGAAGATTTATTCTTTGACGACCCATACCGCGATGCTGAAAGAAACAACTTTCCTGCTGCATTGCAATCGTCTGTGGAAATGCTGAGAAAAAATAAGACGTTATTAGTTGAAGTGGCAAAACTCAAAGCCCAATTTCTCAATGCACCAGAAACCTTACTTCACGGTGATGTCCATACAGGCAGTATTTTCGTCGACACCGATCACACTAAGCTAATCGACCCAGAGTTTGGCTTTTTTGGCCCAATAGGCTTTGATTTAGGCTCATTTATCGGCAATTTATTGCTCAACTACTGTGCCCAACATGCTCGCATTAACGCTCTGCCAAAACGTCGAAATATGCAGGTGTATTTACTCGATAGTATCGCCACCACTCTATCGAGCTTCTATGTCACTTGGCTTGAACTGGCGAAAACACAAACACGCGACCTATCGTTGCAAACAGAAGGCTACGCGGAATACTTTCTCACTAAAGTATTGCAAGACGCAGTTGGTTATTGTGGGTGTGAATTGATCCGCCGCACCATTGGTCTCGCCCATGTTGCAGACATAGATGCGATTGAAGATGAAGACGCGCGCTTAGCGGTACAACAGCGAGCACTACACTTAGGTGAACAGCTCATCATTAATGCCAATAAATGCCGAACGACCGATGATGTGTATCAGCTAATTATTAGTTTTGTAAACTAA
- a CDS encoding alpha/beta hydrolase family protein, whose amino-acid sequence MKKLIALMLLALAAKAFAKEEIPLESFSKGSEFSDVKISPNGEYLSFITKREGKNTLIFLQLDKFKLIHAVRFNDNAQIGRYEWVNDDRVVLEKEYIRGWKDHPEFHGELFGVNVDGSRGKYLVGYQGEGQTGSRLRKATPLYGTSYILDPLVNDEDKMLIVTYPWTGSKEPTTRVYEVNVHTGVRRKVTNSPRKMGRFLTDHQGEVRAVVSEDDDGNSLVFIREEADSKWAELTLENNLADLWMHGFDKTGTSVYLSASTAGEPMAFYKLGLESKKLTHVFQDKVVDPTKVWIDPIDKSPFAIEIYPGYPTYAFIDESADWSQRLKSLIASIPGNQIRIVSSTRDGGQVVVFASSDTNPGDYYLYDSKANKMKYLASARNWIKPNQMSTVEPVKFTSRDGLTIHGYLTTPINAEKKNLPLIVMPHGGPHGPRDYWQFDPEVQMLASRGMAVLQVNFRGSGGYGDAFEVLGYQKWGKEIQYDIIDGTRDLISKGIVDKKRICIMGASFGGYSALQSAILEPDLFQCAVGVVGVYDLPLMFEEGDVAQRSSGIAYLERVLGTDEKQLKAFSPSYNVDKLKVPVLIVHGGEDQRAPIEQAESLINALKKADKPYQYYLLEDEGHGFYKPEHRLKYFKKVLAFLEEPLQL is encoded by the coding sequence ATGAAGAAGTTAATTGCTCTGATGTTGTTGGCCTTAGCTGCTAAGGCATTCGCTAAAGAGGAAATACCACTAGAGTCTTTTAGTAAAGGCAGTGAGTTCTCAGATGTAAAGATTTCACCTAACGGAGAATATCTTAGCTTTATCACAAAGAGAGAAGGTAAAAACACATTAATTTTTTTACAACTTGATAAATTCAAACTCATTCATGCCGTGCGATTCAATGACAATGCTCAAATCGGCCGCTATGAATGGGTGAATGATGATCGTGTGGTATTAGAAAAGGAATATATAAGAGGTTGGAAAGATCACCCTGAGTTTCATGGCGAGTTATTCGGCGTAAATGTAGATGGAAGCCGTGGTAAGTATTTGGTGGGTTACCAAGGTGAGGGACAAACGGGGTCTCGTTTGCGCAAAGCTACCCCGCTGTATGGTACATCTTATATTCTTGACCCTTTGGTCAATGACGAAGACAAGATGCTGATTGTGACCTATCCTTGGACAGGCTCGAAAGAGCCTACCACAAGAGTTTACGAGGTTAACGTTCATACTGGTGTCAGGCGCAAAGTAACAAATTCTCCAAGAAAAATGGGGCGCTTTTTGACCGATCACCAAGGAGAGGTTCGCGCCGTTGTGTCTGAGGATGATGATGGCAATTCATTAGTTTTCATCCGTGAAGAAGCAGACTCAAAATGGGCAGAGCTCACATTAGAAAACAACTTAGCTGATTTATGGATGCATGGATTCGATAAAACTGGAACGTCAGTTTATCTTTCAGCATCTACGGCTGGTGAGCCCATGGCCTTCTATAAATTAGGCTTAGAAAGCAAAAAACTCACTCATGTTTTTCAAGATAAAGTGGTTGATCCAACAAAAGTATGGATAGATCCGATTGATAAATCCCCTTTCGCAATTGAAATATACCCCGGATATCCTACCTATGCATTTATTGATGAAAGTGCTGATTGGAGTCAACGCCTAAAGTCTCTGATAGCCTCGATCCCTGGAAATCAAATACGTATTGTAAGTAGCACGAGAGATGGTGGACAAGTGGTTGTATTCGCCAGCAGCGATACCAACCCAGGGGATTATTACCTTTATGATAGCAAAGCCAACAAGATGAAATATCTTGCGTCTGCAAGAAACTGGATTAAACCAAATCAAATGTCTACAGTGGAGCCTGTTAAATTCACAAGCCGTGATGGACTCACTATTCATGGATATCTAACAACACCAATAAACGCAGAAAAGAAAAACCTTCCCTTGATTGTTATGCCTCATGGTGGACCTCATGGACCAAGAGATTATTGGCAGTTTGACCCTGAAGTACAAATGCTTGCGAGCAGAGGAATGGCTGTGTTACAAGTTAACTTTAGAGGATCCGGTGGTTATGGAGATGCATTTGAAGTACTTGGCTACCAAAAGTGGGGCAAGGAAATTCAATATGACATCATCGATGGAACCCGTGACTTAATCTCTAAAGGTATCGTCGATAAAAAGCGGATTTGTATTATGGGGGCTAGTTTTGGTGGTTATTCTGCATTGCAAAGCGCAATATTAGAACCCGACTTATTCCAATGCGCAGTCGGTGTGGTTGGTGTATACGATTTACCACTGATGTTTGAAGAAGGTGATGTTGCTCAGCGTAGCTCTGGGATCGCATATTTAGAACGTGTACTTGGTACCGATGAGAAGCAGTTAAAAGCATTTTCTCCAAGCTATAATGTCGATAAGCTTAAGGTTCCTGTCCTTATCGTACATGGTGGTGAGGACCAAAGAGCGCCAATTGAACAAGCGGAATCTTTAATTAATGCACTGAAAAAGGCTGATAAACCTTATCAGTATTACTTACTTGAAGATGAAGGGCATGGTTTCTATAAACCGGAACATCGTCTGAAATACTTTAAGAAAGTGCTCGCATTCCTAGAAGAACCTCTGCAGTTATAA
- the mtnC gene encoding acireductone synthase: MIKAILTDIEGTITRISFVKEILFPYAAAHLPQFIRDHQHDAAVAEQISAVRAELDNDSADIDTVIAALLEWIAADKKITPLKQLQGLVWQFGYTNGDFTGHLYEDAYQFLTQQKADGRNLYVYSSGSVKAQQLLFAYSDYGDIRPLFSDYFDTKVGAKQEISAYQNIIAALPYEAEQILFLSDIIAELDAAKAAGMHTLQLFRDAQATSPEHPVISSFEHFDEGAFS; encoded by the coding sequence ATGATCAAAGCCATTTTAACAGATATTGAAGGGACAATTACCCGTATCTCATTTGTTAAAGAGATACTATTCCCGTATGCCGCTGCGCATTTACCGCAATTTATTCGCGACCATCAACATGACGCCGCCGTTGCCGAGCAAATTAGTGCTGTCAGAGCAGAATTGGATAATGATAGTGCTGATATTGATACCGTGATTGCCGCGCTACTTGAGTGGATCGCCGCTGATAAAAAAATCACGCCATTAAAACAGCTACAGGGTCTTGTTTGGCAGTTTGGCTATACAAACGGCGATTTTACTGGACATTTATATGAAGATGCCTACCAGTTTTTAACACAACAAAAAGCGGATGGTCGCAATCTCTACGTGTATTCGTCGGGTTCAGTGAAAGCGCAGCAGCTGCTTTTTGCCTACTCAGATTATGGTGATATTCGCCCGCTATTTAGCGACTACTTTGACACTAAAGTGGGTGCTAAGCAGGAAATTTCTGCGTATCAGAATATTATTGCAGCCCTACCGTACGAAGCAGAGCAAATCCTCTTTTTAAGCGATATTATTGCCGAGCTAGACGCAGCAAAGGCCGCTGGTATGCACACATTACAGCTGTTTAGAGATGCACAAGCAACATCACCTGAACATCCAGTTATATCAAGCTTTGAGCATTTTGATGAAGGGGCATTTTCATGA
- a CDS encoding methylthioribulose 1-phosphate dehydratase — MHTQAAKLALIDAGAWVAQQGWVPATGGNFSIKTDSGFVVTASGFDKGKLTPEQFLELDATGTIIAGSGKPSAETALHLKLYELCVGAQCILHTHSVAATVLSRFIQGEQFQICGYEMQKSLSGIQSHEETLSIAIFDNDQDIERLAQRVAQSHQTTPVIHGVLIRGHGLYAVGRTVQETRRHIEGLEFLFACELERIKLEGRQ; from the coding sequence ATGCACACACAAGCCGCAAAACTCGCGCTTATCGACGCAGGAGCTTGGGTTGCTCAGCAAGGCTGGGTTCCCGCGACTGGTGGTAATTTCTCTATCAAAACAGACTCTGGCTTTGTTGTCACGGCCAGCGGCTTTGATAAAGGTAAATTAACACCAGAACAATTTCTGGAATTAGACGCCACAGGCACCATCATTGCCGGTAGTGGCAAGCCTTCAGCCGAAACTGCATTGCACCTAAAATTATATGAATTATGCGTGGGTGCACAGTGTATATTACACACGCATTCCGTTGCTGCGACTGTGTTATCGCGATTTATTCAAGGCGAGCAATTTCAGATCTGTGGTTATGAAATGCAAAAGTCACTGTCTGGCATTCAATCGCATGAAGAAACCTTATCCATTGCTATTTTTGATAACGATCAGGATATAGAGCGGCTAGCACAGCGCGTGGCGCAATCTCATCAAACTACACCGGTTATACACGGTGTATTGATCCGAGGTCACGGGTTATATGCAGTGGGCCGTACAGTGCAAGAAACTCGTCGTCATATTGAGGGCTTAGAGTTTTTATTTGCCTGCGAATTAGAGCGCATCAAATTGGAGGGGCGCCAATGA
- a CDS encoding 1,2-dihydroxy-3-keto-5-methylthiopentene dioxygenase yields MSQLTIYQVQNPSQALQQEQDANIIASLLAELGVRFEQWQANTDITAEMSQDDIINAYQSDIERLKAQGGYQTVDVISLAKGNPSASELRQKFLFEHTHSEDEVRFFVKGQGLFCLHLNDKVYQVLCQQGDLISVPENTPHWFDMGSDPEFTAIRLFNNQEGWVAKSTDSEIAKQFPLLD; encoded by the coding sequence ATGAGTCAACTGACTATCTACCAAGTACAGAACCCAAGCCAGGCTTTGCAACAAGAGCAAGACGCAAACATCATCGCATCTTTGCTCGCAGAGCTAGGCGTACGCTTTGAACAATGGCAGGCTAACACCGATATCACAGCTGAAATGTCACAAGACGACATTATTAATGCCTACCAAAGCGATATTGAAAGATTAAAGGCGCAAGGCGGTTATCAAACTGTCGACGTGATTTCACTTGCAAAGGGCAACCCAAGTGCCTCAGAGTTGCGACAAAAATTTCTTTTTGAACATACTCATAGCGAAGATGAAGTGCGTTTTTTTGTTAAAGGACAAGGGCTATTCTGCTTACACTTAAACGATAAGGTTTACCAAGTTTTATGTCAGCAAGGTGACCTAATCTCAGTACCAGAAAATACGCCTCATTGGTTCGATATGGGTAGCGATCCAGAATTTACCGCCATTCGCCTATTCAATAATCAAGAGGGCTGGGTTGCGAAAAGCACGGACTCTGAAATTGCAAAGCAGTTCCCATTACTTGATTAA
- a CDS encoding DUF885 domain-containing protein, with the protein MLSPKLKLWTKRSSVAVYLTVALSGCAITGSDNNVEFTQIAGSVMKFRSDNNAYGRSDTKAEFLLPNLSAEKLATTNQQRLQFLAQLDNIDTSALSEENQINLTILRAQVQNSVDEYRFHSHYMPLTSEYGFHSGLSFMISSHDFKKRAGYELYLARLQQVPRYFKQNIDWMKEGMAVGLTQPKAVLEGYESSIEAYIVDDVTKSEFYGPFTQNQAGLPDAEFKALQQRAKKIIKGDVIAAYQDYLNFFVNEYRPAARTEIGISSTPNGEAFYANRAKYYTTTNMTPKEIHELGLKEVARIRAEMEKIIKKVGFKGSFADFVQFLRTDPQFYAKTPEALLKEAAYIAKKMDAQLPKLFHTLPRKPYGVAPVPASIAPKYTTGRYSGARSDTDAGYYWVNTYALDKRPLYVLEALTLHEAVPGHHLQISLNAELDYLPEYRRNEYISAFGEGWGLYSEFLGIEAGFYHDPYSDFGRLTYEMWRAARLVVDTGMHMFGWSRERAMNFMKDNTALSLHNVKTETDRYISWPAQALSYKIGELTIKRLRRKAEKALGDQFDIREFHHQILRHGSVPLFVLEEQIDKYIETTMNQARK; encoded by the coding sequence GTGTTATCACCAAAATTAAAGCTGTGGACTAAGCGTTCAAGCGTCGCCGTTTATTTAACTGTCGCTTTATCTGGTTGTGCTATTACCGGAAGTGACAATAACGTTGAGTTTACTCAGATAGCTGGCAGCGTTATGAAATTTAGAAGTGATAACAATGCCTATGGTCGCAGTGATACAAAAGCAGAGTTTCTACTACCAAACCTCAGTGCAGAAAAGTTGGCGACCACAAATCAGCAGCGTCTACAGTTCTTGGCTCAGCTCGACAATATCGACACTTCAGCGCTGAGTGAGGAAAATCAAATCAATCTCACTATTTTGCGTGCACAAGTGCAGAATAGCGTCGATGAATATCGTTTTCATAGCCACTATATGCCGCTCACCTCGGAATACGGCTTTCATTCCGGTCTGTCTTTTATGATCTCGAGTCATGACTTTAAGAAACGTGCTGGTTACGAGCTATATTTGGCACGTTTGCAGCAGGTTCCACGCTATTTTAAGCAAAATATCGACTGGATGAAAGAAGGCATGGCCGTTGGTCTGACTCAGCCGAAAGCGGTGCTTGAAGGTTATGAAAGTTCTATCGAAGCTTATATCGTTGATGATGTGACAAAATCCGAGTTCTATGGCCCGTTTACACAAAACCAAGCGGGTTTGCCTGATGCCGAATTTAAAGCACTGCAACAACGTGCCAAAAAGATTATTAAAGGGGATGTGATCGCAGCATATCAAGATTACCTTAATTTCTTTGTCAACGAGTATCGTCCAGCGGCTAGGACCGAAATTGGAATTTCTTCGACACCAAATGGTGAAGCGTTTTATGCGAACCGAGCGAAATACTATACCACCACGAATATGACGCCTAAGGAGATCCACGAGCTTGGTCTTAAAGAGGTGGCTCGGATCCGTGCGGAGATGGAAAAAATTATTAAAAAAGTAGGCTTTAAGGGATCTTTTGCCGACTTTGTGCAGTTCTTAAGAACCGATCCACAGTTTTATGCTAAAACCCCCGAAGCGTTACTTAAAGAAGCTGCATATATAGCAAAGAAGATGGATGCTCAGCTACCTAAGCTATTCCATACATTACCAAGAAAGCCATACGGTGTCGCCCCAGTGCCTGCGAGCATTGCGCCTAAATACACGACAGGGCGTTATTCGGGGGCACGCAGTGATACTGATGCAGGTTATTATTGGGTAAATACCTACGCGCTGGATAAGCGCCCGTTATATGTATTGGAAGCATTGACTCTACATGAGGCCGTGCCTGGTCACCATTTGCAGATCTCCTTGAATGCCGAGCTTGATTACCTACCGGAATATCGTCGCAACGAATACATTTCAGCTTTTGGTGAAGGGTGGGGGTTATATTCTGAATTTTTGGGTATCGAAGCGGGGTTCTATCATGACCCTTACAGTGACTTTGGTCGTTTAACCTACGAGATGTGGCGAGCGGCTCGTTTGGTTGTAGACACTGGCATGCATATGTTTGGGTGGAGCCGCGAACGAGCGATGAACTTTATGAAAGACAACACGGCCTTGTCCTTACATAATGTTAAAACGGAGACTGATCGTTATATTTCGTGGCCAGCTCAAGCACTGTCATACAAAATTGGTGAACTAACCATTAAGCGGCTACGTCGCAAAGCAGAAAAAGCACTGGGCGATCAGTTTGATATCCGTGAGTTCCACCATCAAATCTTACGTCATGGCTCTGTGCCATTATTTGTGCTTGAAGAGCAAATCGACAAATATATTGAAACCACGATGAATCAAGCGCGTAAGTAA
- the mtnA gene encoding S-methyl-5-thioribose-1-phosphate isomerase, which produces MKALIARSLKFESGVVQVLDQYLLPHQQVWHECRDVATMSELILTLKVRGAPLIGLAASLLIGYLAEQGEDKDTIARSIDELEATRPTAVNLMHCMARLREALQANDWQQQVITTAEQLFEEDTALCDRMANIGAELVNAGDNILTHCNTGALATAGVGTALGVIHHAAKQHGDIHVWVDETRPLLQGGRLTAFELDAWQIPYTLICDNMAASLMAAGKVDKIFVGADRIAANGDFANKVGTYNLAVLAHFHNIPFYVVAPITTLDSSCPNGAAIPIEQRAKSEVTGVSGSFGDCQWAPNNAEVYNPAFDVTPASLITGWVLDTGLFTGDEVALGVFSQS; this is translated from the coding sequence ATGAAAGCCTTAATTGCACGTAGTCTTAAATTCGAATCGGGCGTGGTACAGGTATTGGATCAATACTTACTGCCACATCAACAGGTGTGGCATGAATGCCGCGACGTTGCGACGATGAGCGAACTAATTCTGACACTTAAGGTTCGTGGCGCTCCGCTTATTGGTTTAGCGGCAAGTTTATTAATTGGTTATCTTGCCGAACAGGGAGAAGATAAAGACACAATTGCCCGCTCGATAGATGAACTTGAAGCAACGCGCCCTACAGCGGTGAATTTAATGCACTGCATGGCGAGATTGCGTGAAGCGTTACAAGCGAATGATTGGCAACAACAAGTGATCACAACCGCTGAACAGTTATTTGAAGAAGACACTGCGTTATGCGACCGTATGGCAAACATAGGCGCGGAGCTTGTGAATGCGGGAGACAACATTCTTACTCACTGCAATACTGGTGCGCTGGCAACGGCAGGTGTAGGCACCGCACTTGGCGTAATTCACCATGCTGCAAAACAACATGGTGACATTCATGTTTGGGTTGATGAGACTAGACCACTGTTGCAAGGTGGTAGGCTTACCGCGTTTGAACTAGATGCATGGCAAATCCCATACACGCTAATTTGTGACAATATGGCTGCGAGTTTAATGGCGGCGGGTAAAGTCGATAAAATCTTTGTAGGGGCAGATAGGATTGCGGCAAACGGTGATTTTGCGAATAAAGTCGGCACTTATAATCTCGCGGTGTTAGCCCATTTCCATAATATTCCTTTTTATGTGGTTGCCCCGATCACAACATTAGATAGCAGCTGTCCAAATGGCGCAGCCATTCCAATTGAACAACGCGCCAAAAGCGAAGTAACAGGTGTCAGTGGTAGTTTTGGTGATTGCCAATGGGCACCCAACAATGCCGAGGTATATAACCCGGCATTTGATGTTACGCCAGCGAGTTTGATCACCGGATGGGTGTTGGATACGGGGTTGTTTACGGGTGATGAGGTTGCCCTAGGCGTATTTTCACAAAGTTAA